The proteins below come from a single Campylobacter sp. CCUG 57310 genomic window:
- a CDS encoding NAD(P)/FAD-dependent oxidoreductase translates to MLDLAIIGGGPAGLSAGLYATRGGLGNVVMFERGMIGGQITGSSEIENYPGQKNPGESGLDFMSTWSKQCMHFGLKHEAANVSKVSRNEDGSFKISLENGKEMNAKAVIVATGSTPKRAGFKGEDEFFGRGVSTCATCDGFFYKNKEVAVLGGGDTALEEAIYLSNICSKVYLVHRRDGFRAAPTTVEKARKNEKIEFVTSATIKEAYGDKMGLGGLALNTKEGERDLKVPGVFTFVGLNVNNQILLQDDGKFLCEMSENGEMIVDLKMRTNVPGLFGAGDIRIDAPKQVVCAAGDGAMAALSALSYIENLH, encoded by the coding sequence ATGTTAGATTTAGCGATTATCGGTGGCGGTCCTGCCGGACTAAGTGCCGGGCTTTACGCTACTCGCGGCGGGCTTGGAAACGTCGTAATGTTTGAGCGAGGAATGATCGGAGGACAAATAACCGGAAGCTCTGAGATAGAAAACTATCCTGGTCAAAAAAATCCCGGAGAGAGCGGACTTGACTTCATGAGTACTTGGAGCAAGCAGTGCATGCACTTTGGACTTAAACACGAAGCGGCAAACGTCTCTAAAGTATCAAGAAACGAAGACGGAAGCTTTAAAATTTCTCTTGAAAACGGCAAGGAGATGAACGCAAAAGCCGTTATCGTAGCTACTGGCTCAACTCCTAAAAGAGCCGGGTTTAAAGGCGAAGACGAATTTTTCGGCAGAGGCGTAAGTACGTGCGCGACTTGCGACGGATTTTTTTATAAAAACAAAGAAGTTGCCGTTCTAGGCGGTGGCGATACAGCTCTTGAAGAGGCGATTTATCTATCAAATATCTGTTCAAAGGTATATTTAGTACACAGACGAGACGGATTTCGCGCAGCTCCTACAACCGTAGAAAAGGCTAGAAAAAATGAAAAGATCGAATTTGTCACAAGTGCCACGATAAAAGAGGCTTACGGCGATAAAATGGGTCTTGGCGGACTAGCTCTAAATACTAAAGAAGGCGAGCGAGACTTAAAGGTACCCGGAGTTTTTACTTTCGTTGGACTTAACGTAAATAATCAAATTTTGCTTCAAGATGACGGCAAATTCCTTTGCGAGATGAGCGAAAACGGCGAGATGATCGTGGATCTTAAGATGAGAACGAATGTGCCTGGATTGTTTGGTGCAGGTGATATCCGCATAGACGCTCCTAAGCAAGTAGTTTGCGCTGCGGGAGATGGCGCAATGGCTGCTCTTTCAGCTCTAAGCTACATAGAAAATTTACACTAA